One genomic window of Ruminococcus gauvreauii includes the following:
- the srtB gene encoding class B sortase gives MKKKKIICIMLILIFTSGIVIGAIQLYKQYHEYSEGEDSYTDLEDYVKLPEEPEAPSASPVDDETESGGREWPAVDFASLQEINPDIVGWIYIEGTEINYPVVQGNDNQYYLKHLFSGEWNGSGCIFLDSRNRVDFSDRHSIIYGHHMKNGSMFSGLTEYKKQEFYDSHSVALLLTPDKNYEIEIFAGYVASVQDKAWELAFPSDPDFTGWLDKAKERSCFTSGITPAVTDRMLTLSTCSYEFNNARFVLLGILKPEE, from the coding sequence ATGAAGAAAAAAAAGATTATTTGCATCATGCTGATTTTAATATTTACTAGCGGCATTGTGATAGGCGCCATTCAGTTATATAAGCAGTACCATGAGTATTCTGAAGGCGAGGACTCCTATACTGATTTGGAGGACTATGTGAAGCTGCCGGAGGAACCGGAGGCTCCTTCCGCATCCCCAGTGGATGATGAAACTGAGTCTGGGGGACGGGAGTGGCCGGCTGTAGATTTTGCTTCCCTGCAGGAAATCAATCCGGATATTGTAGGATGGATTTATATTGAAGGGACAGAAATCAATTATCCGGTTGTGCAAGGTAACGATAACCAGTATTACCTGAAGCATTTGTTCAGCGGTGAGTGGAACGGATCTGGCTGCATCTTTCTGGACAGCAGAAACAGAGTGGATTTCTCAGACCGGCACAGCATCATTTATGGACATCATATGAAAAATGGCAGCATGTTTTCCGGGCTTACGGAATATAAGAAGCAGGAGTTTTATGATTCACATTCTGTGGCTTTGCTGCTGACACCGGATAAAAATTATGAGATAGAAATTTTCGCCGGATATGTGGCCAGTGTCCAGGATAAAGCCTGGGAATTGGCTTTCCCCTCAGACCCGGATTTTACAGGGTGGCTGGATAAGGCAAAAGAACGCTCGTGCTTCACCAGCGGAATTACTCCGGCAGTCACAGACCGGATGCTGACGTTATCTACCTGCAGCTACGAGTTTAACAATGCCAGGTTTGTATTGCTTGGCATATTAAAGCCGGAAGAGTAA
- a CDS encoding cation diffusion facilitator family transporter, with product MEKGRLLQNENINKAIQVSKITLIINLGLSLLKFAAGYIGKSSAMLSDAVHSASDVLSTIVVMVGIKISEKQPDKEHPYGHERMECVASIILSVALAITGVGIGYSGIKKIFSGQYNTLSIPSGIALTAAVLSIVIKEWMYWFTRNAAKHTNSDALMADAWHHRSDALSSVGSLIGILGARLGFAILDSIASVVICGCILKAALDIFKESINKMVDHSCDNVTETKIREVVLKQQGVDGIDELKTRMFGAKMYVDIEILADGNLALYDAHGIAEAVHQTIENNFPQCKHCMVHVNANELLYST from the coding sequence ATGGAAAAAGGTAGACTTCTGCAAAACGAAAATATAAATAAGGCTATTCAGGTTTCCAAAATCACACTAATCATCAACCTGGGTTTATCGCTACTTAAATTTGCTGCCGGATATATAGGAAAGTCAAGTGCCATGCTGTCGGACGCTGTACATTCGGCTTCTGATGTATTAAGCACAATCGTTGTGATGGTTGGAATTAAAATATCAGAAAAACAGCCTGATAAAGAACATCCTTATGGGCATGAACGTATGGAATGTGTGGCTTCCATTATTCTCTCTGTTGCCTTGGCTATAACGGGTGTTGGAATAGGATATTCAGGGATCAAGAAAATCTTTTCAGGACAGTACAATACGCTTTCTATTCCTAGTGGAATCGCACTTACGGCGGCAGTCTTATCCATTGTTATAAAAGAGTGGATGTACTGGTTTACAAGAAATGCTGCAAAGCATACAAATTCTGATGCGCTTATGGCTGACGCATGGCACCACCGCTCTGATGCACTCTCGTCGGTTGGTTCCTTAATTGGCATTTTAGGAGCGCGTTTAGGCTTTGCTATTCTCGATTCTATTGCAAGCGTTGTGATTTGCGGTTGTATCTTAAAAGCTGCTTTGGACATTTTCAAAGAAAGCATTAACAAAATGGTAGACCATAGTTGTGACAATGTTACTGAAACAAAGATTAGGGAAGTTGTGCTTAAGCAGCAAGGGGTTGATGGCATTGATGAATTAAAAACTCGTATGTTTGGAGCAAAAATGTATGTAGATATTGAAATATTAGCTGATGGTAATTTAGCTCTTTATGATGCTCATGGAATTGCTGAGGCAGTCCATCAAACGATTGAAAACAACTTTCCACAATGTAAACATTGTATGGTACATGTTAATGCGAATGAACTTCTCTATTCTACATAG